Proteins encoded by one window of Aliivibrio wodanis:
- the nagK gene encoding N-acetyl-d-glucosamine kinase: MYYGFDVGGTKIEFGAFNENLERIATERIPTQTEDYALLVDDIAGLIAKYDAEFGVEGKVGLGIPGMEDAETGALLTSNVPAAKGQFLRKDLEAKIGRSVKIDNDANCFALSEAWDEELKDSPSVMGLILGTGFGGGLIFDGQAFSGYSHVAGELGHSRLPIDAWFHLGENAPLLGCGCGNKGCLDSYLSGRGFELLYAHYYGEEKKAIDIIKANEAGDEKAVEHVERFMELLAICFANLFTCFDPHVVALGGGLSNFELIYEELPKRLPKHLLSVARVPRIIKAKHGDSGGVRGAAFLNIKE; encoded by the coding sequence ATGTACTACGGTTTTGATGTGGGTGGCACAAAGATTGAATTTGGTGCGTTTAATGAAAACCTTGAGCGTATTGCTACTGAGCGAATTCCGACACAAACGGAAGATTACGCATTATTGGTTGATGATATTGCAGGCTTAATTGCAAAGTATGACGCTGAGTTTGGTGTTGAAGGCAAAGTTGGTTTAGGTATTCCAGGAATGGAGGATGCCGAAACAGGGGCACTATTAACAAGTAATGTTCCTGCTGCTAAAGGTCAGTTTTTACGTAAAGACTTAGAAGCAAAAATTGGTCGTTCAGTAAAAATTGATAATGATGCGAACTGTTTTGCATTATCAGAAGCGTGGGATGAAGAATTAAAAGATTCCCCTTCAGTAATGGGCCTAATCTTGGGTACAGGCTTTGGTGGTGGTTTAATTTTTGATGGTCAAGCATTCTCTGGTTACAGTCATGTAGCAGGGGAGTTAGGTCATTCACGCTTACCAATCGACGCATGGTTTCATTTAGGTGAGAACGCACCTTTACTAGGCTGTGGTTGTGGTAATAAAGGTTGTTTAGATAGCTATCTTTCTGGTCGTGGTTTTGAGCTACTTTATGCTCACTATTACGGTGAAGAGAAAAAAGCGATTGATATCATCAAAGCGAATGAAGCCGGTGATGAAAAAGCGGTAGAACATGTTGAACGCTTTATGGAATTATTAGCTATCTGTTTTGCTAACCTGTTTACTTGTTTTGATCCGCATGTAGTTGCACTGGGTGGTGGTTTATCTAACTTTGAATTGATTTATGAAGAGTTACCAAAACGTCTTCCAAAACATTTATTATCAGTAGCTCGCGTTCCTCGTATTATTAAAGCGAAACACGGTGATTCTGGCGGTGTTCGTGGCGCGGCATTCTTAAATATTAAAGAATAA
- a CDS encoding lipoprotein NlpC produces the protein MIQKIIFSSLILTLIGCSSTTPPIKQATTQQAVSSSQTIKIKELNLPQSDGYHDYFQEWKGVPYRYGGTNKKGVDCSAFTQDAFRTLHQQSLPRTTEHQLSLGVRINLDNAKKGDLIFFKTSTKVRHVGIYVGSRQFMHASTSKGVIISSLDNPYWKNTYWQIRRVL, from the coding sequence ATGATTCAAAAAATCATCTTTAGCAGTTTGATTCTGACATTAATTGGGTGCTCATCAACTACTCCCCCAATAAAGCAGGCTACAACACAACAAGCTGTATCTTCATCACAAACGATTAAAATAAAAGAGCTCAATTTACCTCAATCAGATGGATACCATGACTACTTTCAAGAATGGAAAGGTGTCCCCTATCGATACGGTGGTACAAATAAAAAGGGAGTAGATTGTTCTGCTTTTACACAAGATGCATTCCGTACTTTACATCAGCAATCATTGCCTAGAACAACGGAACATCAACTTTCATTAGGGGTGAGAATCAACTTAGATAACGCTAAAAAAGGAGATTTGATTTTCTTTAAAACCAGTACAAAGGTAAGACATGTTGGTATATATGTAGGGAGCAGACAATTTATGCATGCATCTACATCTAAGGGCGTTATTATTTCTAGTTTAGATAACCCGTACTGGAAAAATACCTACTGGCAAATAAGGCGTGTTCTATAA
- the rsuA gene encoding ribosomal small subunit pseudouridine synthase A: MRLDKFVCKSTELTKDQVLERIHMGRVVVNSDVVTIESTQVHENNIVTLDKQKLVARPFRYLMMNKPANTICSNIDEVYPSLFNYIKEGNNTELHVAGRLDADTTGLVLITDDGRWSYNIITPSKKCDKTYRVGLRKPIAEEAIITFSEGIKLQGETQLTRPATLKIITPQEVLLTITEGKFHQVKRMFSAVGNKVTFLHREKIGKISLDLCEGEWRYLTLDEVNSFDKNNTNSNNK; this comes from the coding sequence ATGCGTCTTGATAAGTTCGTTTGTAAAAGTACAGAGTTAACCAAAGATCAGGTATTAGAGCGTATTCATATGGGAAGGGTTGTTGTTAATAGTGACGTTGTCACTATTGAATCAACACAAGTTCATGAGAATAATATAGTTACTCTGGATAAACAAAAGTTGGTAGCACGACCTTTCCGCTACCTTATGATGAATAAACCAGCGAATACTATTTGTTCAAATATCGATGAAGTATATCCCTCTTTATTTAATTATATAAAAGAGGGTAATAATACTGAATTACATGTTGCTGGACGTTTAGATGCCGACACAACAGGACTTGTACTCATAACTGATGATGGTCGTTGGTCTTACAATATAATTACCCCTAGTAAGAAGTGCGATAAAACATATAGAGTAGGTTTGCGAAAACCAATAGCAGAAGAGGCGATTATCACCTTTTCTGAAGGTATTAAGCTTCAAGGTGAAACACAACTAACACGGCCTGCGACCTTAAAAATAATTACACCTCAAGAAGTATTACTTACTATTACCGAAGGCAAGTTTCATCAAGTAAAGCGCATGTTTTCTGCTGTTGGCAATAAAGTTACTTTTCTACATAGAGAGAAGATCGGAAAGATCAGTTTGGATCTTTGTGAGGGGGAGTGGCGATATCTAACTTTAGATGAAGTTAACTCTTTTGATAAAAATAATACCAATTCCAATAATAAATAA
- a CDS encoding putative ion transporter → MSSSASQQQNQQQPKRPLFTRFLDSVEYLGNLLPHPITLFAIFCVAILVSSGIAGYFELSVIDPRPEGAKGRAADGMIHVVSLFNAEGLQLIVTNLVKNFVGFAPLGTVLVAMLGVAIAEHSGMLSAAMRGMVMGASKRMVTVTVVFAGIISNTASELGYVVLIPLAAMLFHSLGRHPLAGLAAAFAGVSGGYSANLLIGTVDPLLSGITETAAQMIDPTYTVGPEANWYFMFVSTFFIAITGAFVTEKIVEPKLGKYNDEEASEDLSNDKMGKLTAIEKKGLKFAGVAVLVVSALLAWTIVPEDGVLRSATGTVAGSPFLKSIVAFIFVFFAVPGFVYGKITGSMKNDRDVINAMATSMSSMGMYIVLVFFAAQFVAFFKWTNFGQVIAVGGASFLQDIGLTGPMLFFAFILMCGFINLMIGSASAQWAVTAPIFVPMLMLVGYAPETIQAAYRIGDSTTNIITPMMSYFGLILAVATRYMKNLGIGTLIATMLPYSMVFMFGWSILFYLWVFVFGLPVGPGAATFYTP, encoded by the coding sequence ATGAGTTCGTCTGCATCGCAACAACAGAATCAACAGCAGCCAAAAAGGCCGTTGTTTACACGTTTTCTTGATTCGGTAGAATATTTAGGAAACCTATTACCACACCCAATTACCCTTTTTGCAATCTTTTGTGTGGCAATTTTAGTTTCATCAGGTATCGCTGGTTACTTTGAATTATCAGTAATTGATCCTCGCCCTGAAGGGGCAAAAGGCCGAGCAGCTGATGGTATGATCCACGTAGTTAGCTTATTTAATGCTGAAGGCTTACAACTTATCGTTACTAACTTAGTGAAAAACTTTGTTGGTTTCGCACCGCTAGGTACAGTTCTTGTTGCAATGCTTGGTGTTGCAATCGCAGAGCACTCAGGCATGTTATCTGCTGCTATGCGTGGCATGGTTATGGGCGCATCTAAGCGTATGGTTACAGTAACGGTTGTATTTGCAGGTATTATTTCTAATACGGCATCTGAGCTTGGTTACGTAGTACTTATCCCGTTAGCTGCAATGCTTTTCCACTCACTAGGTCGTCACCCGTTAGCAGGTCTTGCTGCGGCGTTTGCTGGTGTATCAGGTGGTTATTCTGCAAACCTTCTAATCGGTACGGTTGATCCACTGCTTTCTGGTATTACAGAAACAGCAGCACAAATGATTGACCCAACTTATACGGTTGGTCCTGAAGCAAACTGGTACTTCATGTTTGTTTCTACATTCTTTATCGCAATCACTGGTGCGTTTGTAACAGAGAAAATTGTTGAGCCAAAACTTGGTAAATATAACGATGAAGAAGCGTCAGAAGATTTATCAAACGATAAGATGGGTAAGCTAACTGCTATTGAGAAGAAAGGTCTTAAATTTGCAGGTGTTGCTGTTCTTGTTGTGAGTGCATTACTTGCATGGACGATTGTTCCTGAAGATGGTGTATTACGTTCAGCAACAGGTACGGTTGCAGGCTCTCCATTCTTGAAAAGTATTGTGGCATTCATCTTTGTATTCTTCGCGGTTCCTGGCTTTGTTTACGGTAAAATTACTGGTTCAATGAAGAATGATCGTGACGTAATCAATGCAATGGCAACATCAATGTCTTCAATGGGCATGTACATTGTTCTTGTATTCTTTGCTGCACAGTTCGTTGCTTTCTTTAAGTGGACTAACTTTGGTCAAGTAATTGCGGTAGGTGGTGCGAGCTTCCTACAAGATATCGGTCTTACTGGCCCAATGCTATTCTTCGCATTCATCTTAATGTGTGGCTTCATTAACTTAATGATCGGTTCAGCATCTGCACAGTGGGCAGTAACAGCACCAATCTTTGTTCCAATGTTAATGCTAGTAGGTTACGCACCAGAGACAATTCAAGCGGCTTACCGTATTGGTGATTCAACAACGAACATCATCACACCAATGATGAGCTACTTCGGTCTTATTCTTGCTGTAGCAACACGTTACATGAAGAATTTAGGTATCGGTACACTGATTGCAACAATGTTACCTTATTCAATGGTATTCATGTTTGGTTGGAGTATCTTGTTCTACCTATGGGTATTCGTATTCGGTCTACCAGTAGGTCCAGGCGCAGCAACGTTCTACACGCCATAG
- a CDS encoding putative exported protein, which translates to MKVKFFLIALLLSHTTLASETLPLAALGGLKNAPEIGTIYRIDDAAYGAKPVQLRCISKGLYFDFSACELEANISNLFLDMTPDNFTGRNVSGMEIKFTGIKHGQLFFELLN; encoded by the coding sequence ATGAAAGTTAAGTTTTTCCTCATTGCTTTATTACTATCCCATACTACATTAGCTTCTGAAACCTTACCTCTAGCTGCTCTTGGTGGTTTAAAGAATGCTCCTGAAATTGGCACGATATATCGTATTGATGATGCAGCCTATGGAGCTAAGCCCGTTCAATTACGTTGTATATCTAAAGGGCTTTACTTTGACTTCTCAGCATGTGAACTTGAAGCAAATATCTCAAACCTATTTTTAGATATGACACCTGATAATTTTACTGGCAGAAACGTTTCAGGCATGGAAATTAAATTTACGGGGATCAAACACGGGCAATTATTTTTCGAATTATTAAATTGA
- a CDS encoding membrane protein: MEINWIEYNDSLRLGCFIVAFIIFALAEYTWPRKKLSQKKSLRWLNNLALIVFNSVILRLTLPLLAIDAALITQQESIGLFNYLNTPYFLTILLSVLLLDWIIYFQHRLFHQVPLLWKLHRMHHSDQDIDVTTGTRFHPIEMILSMLIKIATIGVLGVPVEAVILFEIILNVSAMFNHSNLYIPKWLDRYLRALVITPDVHRVHHSIHVTEMNNNYGFFLSVWDRIGKTYLVKPRDGHPEMKIGIALFRKTNEQRLDKMLTQPFRKK; this comes from the coding sequence ATGGAAATTAACTGGATTGAATACAATGACTCCCTTCGTTTAGGCTGTTTTATCGTTGCATTTATCATTTTTGCTTTAGCTGAATACACCTGGCCACGAAAAAAACTGAGTCAAAAAAAATCTCTTCGATGGTTAAATAACCTGGCTTTAATTGTCTTTAATAGTGTAATTTTACGCCTTACTCTACCACTGCTTGCCATTGATGCGGCCTTAATTACACAACAAGAAAGTATTGGATTATTTAATTATCTTAATACTCCTTACTTTCTGACTATTCTCCTTTCAGTCTTATTGTTAGACTGGATTATCTATTTCCAACATCGTCTTTTCCACCAAGTTCCTTTACTTTGGAAACTGCATCGAATGCACCATTCCGATCAAGATATTGATGTAACAACAGGTACTCGCTTTCATCCTATTGAAATGATCTTATCTATGTTAATAAAGATTGCAACCATTGGAGTATTAGGGGTCCCTGTTGAAGCCGTTATTCTTTTTGAGATCATTTTAAATGTCAGTGCGATGTTTAATCACAGTAACCTTTATATTCCTAAGTGGTTAGATCGGTATTTACGTGCTCTAGTTATAACTCCAGATGTACATCGTGTTCATCACTCTATCCATGTTACTGAAATGAATAATAATTATGGTTTCTTTCTATCTGTTTGGGATCGAATTGGAAAGACTTACCTAGTAAAACCTAGAGATGGTCATCCAGAAATGAAAATTGGAATTGCCTTGTTCCGAAAAACAAACGAGCAACGATTAGATAAAATGCTCACTCAGCCTTTTAGGAAAAAATAA